A single window of Carassius gibelio isolate Cgi1373 ecotype wild population from Czech Republic chromosome A19, carGib1.2-hapl.c, whole genome shotgun sequence DNA harbors:
- the LOC127934898 gene encoding uncharacterized protein LOC127934898, protein MSSFKVILLVSISTQCLMCAATVNVTVQLEQNITLPCYINSSSEMAWYRLSSEKIALLISAARGNLQKKDLITYHNEDQSHFGLEANRGPDSISLVIIGVRESDLGLYYCALGISAKTMHFGTAIRLTFADAEANRSSVSVGCRTHLLCAYVVCGFCTILCVCVLCFKQGSSRVNCISCVKENSNVRAAQVQYSSLRFLRQPRTTAPAPAPVNVIYATIANHTS, encoded by the exons ATGAGCAGTTTCAAAGTAATCCTTTTAGTCA GCATCAGCACACAATGTTTGATGTGTGCAGCCACTGTGAATGTGACTGTCCAGCTGGAGCAGAATATTACTCTGCCCTGTTACATTAACTCCAGCTCTGAGATGGCATGGTATCGACTGAGCTCTGAGAAGATTGCTTTACTCATATCTGCAGCAAGAGGAAACCTTCAAAAAAAGGATTTGATTACTTACCATAATGAGGATCAAAGTCACTTTGGGCTGGAAGCAAACAGGGGGCCTGACTCCATCAGCCTAGTCATCATTGGGGTCAGAGAGTCAGATCTGGGGCTGTACTACTGCGCTCTTGGCATCAGTGCGAAGACAATGCATTTTGGGACTGCTATCAGACTCACATTTGCAG ACGCTGAAGCGAACCGCTCATCAGTTAGCGTGGGCTGCAGGACACATCTGCTCTGTGCCTATGTTGTATGTGGTTTCTGCACTATtctctgcgtgtgtgtgcttTGTTTCAAGCAAG GTTCTTCCAGGGTCAACTGCATCAGCTGTGTGAAAGAAAACTCAAATGTCAGG GCAGCACAAGTACAGTACTCCAGTCTGCGTTTCCTCAGACAACCCAGAACCAcggctcctgctcctgctccagtcAACGTGATCTACGCAACTATAGCCAACCACACATcctga